In a genomic window of Mus pahari chromosome 8, PAHARI_EIJ_v1.1, whole genome shotgun sequence:
- the LOC110325792 gene encoding olfactory receptor 11H4-like produces MNRSAAHVTEFVLLGFPGSWKIQIFLFVLFLMFYVLTLLGNGAIICAVRCDSRLHTPMYFLLGNFAFLEIWYVSSTTPNTLANILSKTKAISFSGCFLQFYFFFSLGTTECFLLTAMAYDRYLAICRPLHYPTIMTRRLCCILVSSCWLIGFLGYPIPVFSISQLPFCGSNIIDHFLCDMEPLMALSCAPAPIIKLILYVQNSLFLFFTIAYILRSYILLLRAIFQVPSAAGRRKAFSTCGSHLVVVSLFYGTVMIMYMSPTYGISTLMQKILTLVYSVMTPFFNPLIYSLRNKDMKLALRKVLLGMRIVKNV; encoded by the coding sequence ATGAACAGATCAGCAGCACATGTAACTGAATTTGTTCTTTTGGGATTCCCTGGCTCCTGGAAGATACAGATTTTCCTCTTTGTGctgtttttgatgttttatgtCTTGACCTTGTTGGGAAACGGAGCCATCATCTGTGCAGTAAGATGTGACTCACGTCTACATACCCCCATGTACTTCCTCCTGGGAAATTTTGCCTTCCTTGAAATCTGGTATGTTTCTTCCACTACTCCTAACACACTCGCCAACATTCTGTCTAAGACCAAGGCCATATCATTTTCAGGGTGCTTCCTgcagttctatttctttttttcactgggtACAACTGAATGTTTCCTCCTGACAGCAATGGCTTATGATAGGTACCTGGCCATTTGCCGCCCATTACATTACCCTACCATCATGACTAGGAGGCTTTGTTGCATTCTGGTATCTTCATGCTGGCTCATTGGATTCCTTGGGTACCCAATCCCTGTGTTCTCCATCTCCCAACTTCCCTTCTGTGGTTCTAATATCATTGATCACTTCCTCTGTGACATGGAGCCACTAATGGCTTTGTCCTGTGCCCCAGCTCCTATTATCAAATTAATTCTTTATGTCCAAAattcccttttcctgtttttcactATTGCATACATTCTTCGGTCCTATATTTTGTTGCTCAGGGCTATTTTTCAGGTTCCTTCTGCAGCTGGCCGGCGAAAGGCCTTCTCTACCTGTGGTTCCCATTTAGTTGTGGTGTCACTCTTCTATGGAACAGTAATGATAATGTACATGAGTCCTACATATGGCATTTCAACTTTGATGCAGAAGATCCTTACACTTGTATACTCTGTAATGACTCCTTTCTTTAATCCTCTGATTTATAGCCTTCGTAACAAGGATATGAAACTTGCTCTGAGGAAAGTTCTGTTAGGAATGAGAATTGTCAAAAATGTatga
- the LOC110325794 gene encoding olfactory receptor 11H4-like gives MSFSPLRYLDAMNRSAAYVTEFVLLGFPGSWKIQIFLFVLFLVFYVLTLLGNGAIICAVRCDSRLHTPMYFLLGNFAFLEIWYVSSTTPNILAIILSKTKAISFSGCFLQFYFFFSLGTTECFLLAVMAYDRYLAICRPLHYPTIMTRRLCCILVSSCWLIGFLAYPIPVFSISQLPFCGSNIIDHFLCDMDPLMALSCDPAPIIKLILYVQNSLSLFFTIVYILRSYILLLRAIFQVPSAAGRRKAFSTCGSHLVVVSLFYGTVMIMYMSPTYGISTLMQKILTLVYSVITPLFNPLIYSLRNKDMKLALRKVLLEMRIVKNI, from the coding sequence ATgtctttttcccccctcagatATTTAGATGCCATGAACAGATCAGCAGCATATGTAACTGAATTTGTTCTGTTGGGATTCCCTGGCTCCTGGAAGATACAGATTTTCCTCTTCgtgttgtttttggtgttttatgTCTTGACCTTGTTGGGAAATGGAGCCATCATCTGTGCAGTAAGATGTGATTCACGACTACATACCCCCATGTATTTCCTCCTGGGAAATTTTGCCTTCCTTGAAATCTGGTATGTTTCCTCCACTACTCCTAACATACTAGCCATCATTCTATCTAAGACCAAGGCCATCTCATTTTCAGGGTGCTTCCTGcagttctatttcttcttttcactgGGTACAACTGAATGTTTCCTTCTAGCAGTAATGGCTTATGATAGGTACCTGGCCATTTGCCGCCCATTACATTACCCTACCATCATGACTAGGAGGCTTTGTTGCATTCTGGTATCCTCATGTTGGCTCATTGGATTCCTTGCGTACCCAATCCCTGTGTTCTCCATCTCCCAACTTCCCTTCTGTGGTTCTAATATCATTGATCACTTCCTCTGTGACATGGACCCATTGATGGCTTTGTCCTGTGACCCAGCTCCTATTATCAAATTAATTCTTTATGTCCAAAATTCCCTTTCCCTGTTTTTCACTATTGTATACATTCTTCGGTCCTATATTTTGTTGCTCAGGGCTATTTTTCAGGTTCCTTCTGCAGCTGGCCGGCGAAAGGCCTTCTCTACCTGTGGTTCCCATTTAGTTGTGGTGTCACTCTTCTATGGGACAGTAATGATAATGTACATGAGTCCTACATATGGCATTTCAACTTTGATGCAGAAGATCCTTACACTTGTATACTCTGTAATAACTCCTCTTTTTAATCCTCTGATTTATAGCCTTCGTAACAAGGACATGAAACTTGCTCTAAGGAAAGTTCTGTTAGAAATGAGAATTGTCAAAAATATATGA